One genomic segment of Caldimonas brevitalea includes these proteins:
- the rpsI gene encoding 30S ribosomal protein S9, translating to MIGNWNYGTGRRKSSVARVFIKKGSGQITVNGKPVDQYFGRQTSIMIVRQPLALTSNVEAFDIKVNVHGGGESGQAGAVRHGITRALIDYDAGLKPQLSQAGFVTRDAREVERKKVGLHGARRRKQFSKR from the coding sequence ATGATCGGCAATTGGAATTACGGCACCGGCCGCCGCAAATCTTCGGTGGCCCGCGTCTTCATCAAGAAGGGCAGCGGCCAGATCACGGTCAACGGCAAGCCCGTCGACCAGTACTTCGGTCGCCAGACCTCGATCATGATCGTCCGCCAGCCCCTGGCGCTGACGAGCAACGTCGAGGCCTTCGATATCAAGGTCAACGTCCATGGCGGTGGCGAATCGGGTCAGGCGGGCGCTGTGCGTCACGGCATCACCCGCGCGCTGATCGACTACGACGCGGGCCTCAAGCCCCAGCTTAGCCAAGCCGGCTTCGTCACGCGTGACGCGCGTGAAGTCGAGCGTAAGAAGGTCGGTCTGCACGGCGCCCGTCGCCGCAAGCAGTTCAGCAAGCGCTGA
- a CDS encoding bactofilin family protein, with translation MFGKKKQPPIRTLIGEGTRIEGRLAFSDGLRIDGEVAGDVIASGEGSSMLVISEKARVTGKVKAGHVIINGTVEGPVESDDLLELQPKARIFGDVRYHSLEMHQGATIEGEVHPLKTDALSSSNSLKLATSNA, from the coding sequence ATGTTCGGCAAGAAAAAGCAGCCGCCCATCCGCACCCTGATCGGTGAGGGCACCCGCATCGAAGGCCGCCTCGCATTCAGCGACGGTTTGCGCATCGATGGTGAAGTGGCCGGCGACGTGATCGCCAGCGGCGAGGGCAGCAGCATGCTGGTGATCAGTGAAAAAGCCAGGGTCACGGGCAAGGTGAAAGCCGGGCATGTCATCATCAACGGCACTGTCGAAGGCCCGGTCGAGTCGGACGACTTGCTGGAGTTGCAGCCCAAGGCCCGCATCTTCGGCGACGTGCGCTACCACTCCCTCGAAATGCACCAAGGTGCCACGATCGAGGGTGAGGTGCATCCCTTGAAGACCGACGCCCTGTCCTCATCTAATTCGCTGAAGCTGGCGACCAGCAACGCATAA
- a CDS encoding DUF6776 family protein encodes MRWKLIRRRLSISAPRMTVRSHLPWPLRWVVLALTFGFSAALALWAFELGKSLAGLDRGNPEELHRLRAEVEQLREERDKAQRIANTAESLLTAKQAAQDRLAAQVKELEGENQALKGDLGFFERLLPSAGAHGVTVRSLQAETKAGQLRYRMLVSQQGKAQPQFSGSYEVTLTGTLGGRTWSLSTPGGPRPLQVKQYERVEGVIDFPEQAMVKQVHVRVTDASGAVRAQQTIKL; translated from the coding sequence ATGCGCTGGAAGCTGATCCGCCGTCGCCTGTCGATCAGTGCACCCCGCATGACGGTGCGCAGTCACCTGCCATGGCCGCTGCGCTGGGTGGTGCTGGCGCTGACCTTCGGGTTCTCGGCGGCGCTCGCGCTGTGGGCCTTCGAACTCGGCAAGTCGCTGGCGGGCCTCGACCGCGGCAACCCCGAGGAGTTGCACCGCCTGCGGGCCGAGGTGGAGCAGTTGCGCGAGGAACGCGACAAGGCGCAGCGGATTGCCAACACCGCCGAGAGCCTGTTGACTGCCAAGCAGGCGGCGCAGGACCGGCTGGCGGCGCAGGTGAAAGAACTGGAAGGCGAAAACCAGGCCTTGAAGGGCGATCTGGGATTTTTCGAGCGCTTGCTGCCCTCGGCCGGGGCGCACGGCGTCACGGTCCGCTCGCTGCAAGCCGAGACGAAGGCCGGGCAGTTGCGCTACCGCATGTTGGTGTCGCAGCAGGGCAAGGCGCAGCCCCAGTTCAGCGGCAGCTACGAGGTGACGCTGACAGGCACGCTCGGCGGGCGCACCTGGTCGCTGTCGACGCCCGGCGGCCCGCGTCCTTTGCAGGTGAAACAGTACGAGCGTGTGGAAGGCGTCATCGACTTCCCTGAGCAGGCCATGGTAAAACAGGTTCACGTACGTGTGACCGACGCGTCCGGCGCAGTGCGCGCCCAACAAACCATCAAGCTCTAG
- a CDS encoding M23 family metallopeptidase — protein MKALETFERGFGRATGWSHRHHKGIAAAVVTLLLGTGITAFGVAPLTAPDVSKMPQRLIAEEVQPAELDAQVEALGEYLLELTRSDLTRSSDTVDSLLSRLNVTDAEAAAFLRNDIVGRKLLAGRSGKMVQVVTGDMGELRQLIARYPVEDAGRYNTHFNRLTITRDPVGFRAKVEQAPLNSQVRLGSGTIRTTLFAATDEARLPDTVASQLAEIFANEIDFGVDLRRGDRFTVLYEALEADGEPITWNQAAGRVLAAQFENKGKQHEAVWYQEPGHKGAYFDFKGQSMRRAFLASPMEFSRVTSGFAMRFHPVLKTWRRHLGVDYGAPTGTAVRTVGEGVVEFAGVQNGYGNVVYIKHAGERVTVYAHLSRVSVRKGQRVEQGQYIGAVGATGWATGPHLHFEFRQGGAQVDPLQVARASEAVTISPTARPKFLAQAAAMKTQLAAASASTTVASAE, from the coding sequence TTGAAAGCGTTGGAGACTTTTGAGCGTGGCTTCGGTCGCGCCACCGGTTGGTCGCACCGCCACCACAAGGGCATCGCCGCGGCCGTCGTCACCCTGCTGCTCGGGACCGGCATCACCGCCTTCGGTGTGGCGCCGCTGACCGCGCCGGACGTGTCGAAGATGCCCCAGCGCCTGATCGCCGAAGAGGTGCAGCCGGCCGAACTCGACGCGCAGGTCGAAGCGCTCGGCGAGTACCTGCTCGAGCTGACCCGCAGCGACCTGACCCGCAGCAGCGACACCGTCGACTCGCTGCTGAGCCGGCTCAATGTCACCGACGCCGAGGCCGCTGCCTTCCTGCGCAACGACATTGTCGGGCGCAAGCTGTTGGCCGGCCGGTCGGGCAAGATGGTCCAGGTCGTCACCGGCGACATGGGCGAGTTGCGCCAGTTGATCGCGCGCTACCCGGTTGAAGACGCCGGCCGCTACAACACCCATTTCAACCGCCTCACGATCACGCGCGACCCGGTGGGTTTCCGCGCCAAGGTCGAGCAGGCGCCGCTGAATTCGCAGGTCCGGCTCGGCAGCGGCACCATCCGCACCACCTTGTTCGCCGCCACCGACGAAGCCCGTTTGCCCGACACCGTCGCGAGCCAGCTGGCCGAAATCTTCGCGAATGAGATCGATTTCGGCGTCGACCTGCGCCGCGGTGACCGGTTCACCGTGCTGTACGAGGCGCTGGAGGCCGACGGCGAGCCGATCACCTGGAACCAGGCAGCAGGGCGTGTGCTGGCGGCGCAGTTCGAGAACAAAGGCAAGCAGCACGAGGCCGTGTGGTACCAGGAGCCGGGCCACAAGGGCGCTTATTTCGATTTCAAAGGCCAGAGCATGCGCCGGGCCTTTTTGGCGTCGCCGATGGAGTTCTCGCGCGTCACGTCGGGTTTCGCGATGCGCTTCCATCCGGTGCTCAAGACCTGGCGCCGTCATCTGGGCGTCGACTACGGCGCGCCCACCGGCACGGCCGTGCGCACGGTCGGCGAAGGGGTGGTCGAGTTCGCCGGGGTGCAGAACGGCTACGGCAACGTGGTCTACATCAAGCATGCGGGCGAGCGCGTCACGGTCTATGCGCACTTGAGCCGGGTCAGCGTTCGCAAGGGCCAACGGGTCGAGCAAGGCCAGTACATCGGTGCGGTTGGCGCGACCGGCTGGGCCACCGGGCCGCATTTGCACTTCGAATTCCGCCAGGGTGGCGCGCAGGTCGACCCGCTGCAAGTGGCCCGAGCGTCCGAAGCCGTGACGATTTCGCCCACGGCGCGCCCCAAGTTCCTGGCCCAGGCCGCAGCGATGAAAACGCAGCTGGCAGCCGCGAGCGCGAGCACGACGGTGGCCAGCGCCGAGTGA
- the erpA gene encoding iron-sulfur cluster insertion protein ErpA — protein sequence MTAVAESLPVTDMPAPIVFTDSAASKVKELVDEEGNPDLKLRVFVQGGGCSGFQYGFTFDEIVNDDDTQMSKNGVTLLIDAMSLQYLTGAEIDYKEDLEGAQFVIKNPNAQTTCGCGSSFSV from the coding sequence ATGACCGCCGTCGCCGAAAGCCTGCCCGTCACCGACATGCCCGCCCCCATCGTCTTCACCGACAGTGCCGCCTCCAAGGTGAAGGAACTGGTCGACGAAGAGGGCAACCCCGACCTGAAGCTGCGCGTGTTCGTGCAGGGCGGCGGGTGTTCCGGCTTCCAGTACGGCTTCACCTTCGACGAAATCGTCAACGACGACGACACGCAGATGAGCAAGAACGGCGTCACGCTGCTGATCGACGCGATGAGCCTGCAGTACCTGACCGGCGCCGAGATCGACTACAAGGAAGACCTCGAAGGCGCACAGTTCGTGATCAAGAACCCCAACGCGCAGACCACCTGCGGTTGCGGTTCGAGTTTCTCGGTCTGA
- the tyrS gene encoding tyrosine--tRNA ligase has product MTVSLRGCDELLPQEEWITKLARSEATGVPLRIKLGLDPTAPDIHIGHTVVLNKMRQLQDLGHTVIFLIGDFTSTIGDPSGRNTTRPPLTPEQIKANAETYYRQASLVLDPDRTEIRYNSEWSDPLGARGLIQLAAKYTVARMMERDDFTKRYKAGTPISVHEFLYPLMQGYDSVALKSDLELGGTDQKFNLLMGRHLQQEYGQEPQCILTMPLLEGLDGVEKMSKSKGNYVGISEAPNEMFGKLMSISDDLMWRYFTLLSFRPEDEIERLKAECQAGRNPRDAKVMLAQEIVARFHDTRAAEEALVDFNNRAKGGIPDDIPEVTLSGAPLGIGALLKQAGLVPSSSEAMRMIEQGGVKIDGATVSDKALKLAAGSFVVQVGKRKFARVTLG; this is encoded by the coding sequence ATGACAGTTTCTTTACGGGGTTGCGACGAATTGCTGCCCCAGGAGGAATGGATCACGAAGCTGGCGAGGTCAGAAGCAACGGGCGTGCCACTGCGCATCAAACTCGGTCTCGACCCGACCGCTCCTGACATCCATATCGGCCATACCGTGGTGCTGAACAAGATGCGCCAGCTGCAGGACCTGGGGCATACGGTGATATTTCTCATCGGCGACTTCACGTCCACCATCGGCGACCCCTCGGGCCGCAACACCACCCGCCCGCCGCTGACGCCCGAGCAGATCAAGGCCAACGCCGAGACTTACTACCGCCAGGCGAGCCTGGTGCTCGACCCGGACCGCACCGAGATTCGCTACAACTCCGAATGGAGCGACCCGCTGGGCGCGCGCGGCCTGATCCAGCTGGCGGCCAAATACACCGTCGCCCGCATGATGGAACGCGACGATTTCACGAAGCGCTACAAGGCCGGCACGCCGATTTCCGTGCACGAGTTCCTCTATCCGCTGATGCAGGGCTACGACTCGGTGGCGCTGAAGAGCGATCTCGAGCTCGGCGGCACCGACCAGAAGTTCAACCTGCTGATGGGGCGCCATCTGCAGCAGGAGTACGGCCAGGAGCCGCAGTGCATCCTCACCATGCCGCTGCTCGAGGGCCTGGACGGCGTCGAGAAGATGTCCAAGTCCAAGGGCAATTACGTCGGCATCAGCGAGGCGCCGAACGAGATGTTTGGCAAGCTGATGAGCATCTCCGACGATTTGATGTGGCGCTATTTCACGCTGTTGAGCTTCCGTCCGGAAGACGAGATCGAACGCCTGAAAGCCGAATGCCAGGCCGGCCGCAACCCGCGCGATGCGAAGGTGATGCTGGCCCAGGAGATCGTCGCGCGCTTCCACGACACGCGGGCGGCCGAGGAGGCGCTGGTCGACTTCAACAACCGGGCCAAGGGCGGCATCCCCGACGACATCCCCGAGGTGACGCTCAGCGGCGCGCCGCTGGGCATCGGCGCCTTGCTCAAGCAGGCCGGGCTGGTCCCGTCGTCGAGCGAAGCGATGCGGATGATCGAGCAGGGCGGCGTGAAAATCGACGGCGCCACCGTCAGCGACAAGGCGCTGAAGTTGGCTGCGGGCAGTTTTGTGGTGCAGGTCGGCAAGCGCAAATTCGCGCGGGTCACGCTGGGCTGA
- a CDS encoding GNAT family N-acetyltransferase has protein sequence MNYSGNAALSVTSLGTEGYERPGQGEPKARPYSWVPIRSLAPRHRGRILTHLLSLSPEDRYLRFGYTARDEQVEKYVQSLDFERDEVFGVFNRRLQLIAVAHLAYDAPQQIVGRPAMVEFGVSVSPCARGRGLGARLFDRAVMHARNRRIDTLYIHALSENTAMLKIARNAGAKVQRDGSESEAYLQLPPDTLATHLEQMFEHQAAEVDYRLKVNARRFNALLEGFAEIKAGIGARRRSSIE, from the coding sequence ATGAACTACAGCGGCAATGCAGCACTGAGTGTCACGTCATTGGGAACGGAAGGCTACGAGCGTCCGGGCCAGGGCGAGCCCAAGGCACGGCCCTATTCATGGGTTCCCATCCGTTCGCTGGCTCCGCGACATCGGGGCCGTATTCTGACGCATCTGTTGTCGCTCTCGCCCGAGGATCGCTACCTGCGCTTCGGCTACACCGCGCGCGACGAACAGGTCGAGAAATACGTGCAGTCGCTCGACTTCGAGCGCGACGAGGTGTTCGGCGTGTTCAATCGCCGCCTGCAGTTGATCGCTGTGGCGCACCTGGCCTACGACGCGCCGCAGCAGATCGTCGGTCGCCCGGCGATGGTGGAGTTCGGTGTCTCGGTGTCGCCTTGCGCACGCGGGCGCGGCCTGGGGGCGCGGCTGTTCGACCGGGCCGTGATGCACGCCCGCAACCGCCGCATCGACACCCTCTATATACATGCGCTCAGCGAGAACACTGCGATGCTGAAGATCGCACGCAACGCTGGCGCGAAGGTGCAACGTGATGGCAGCGAGAGCGAGGCCTATCTGCAGTTGCCGCCCGACACGCTCGCCACCCATCTCGAACAGATGTTCGAGCACCAGGCGGCCGAAGTCGACTATCGGCTGAAGGTCAACGCACGGCGTTTCAACGCCCTGCTGGAGGGCTTTGCCGAGATCAAGGCCGGCATCGGGGCGCGCCGCCGCAGCTCGATCGAATAG
- a CDS encoding cation diffusion facilitator family transporter, protein MSVTAYLKLSIAAAIATIALKTGAWWLTDSVGLLSDAMESFVNLAAAVFALAMVTIARAPADLDHHFGHSKAEYFSSGFEGLLIFGASLAIIWAAVQRLITPQPLGDLGLGVTLSLLSSVINGVVAWLLLRAARSYDSIALEADGRHLMTDVWTSVGVVLGLLLVPVTGALWLDPLLAIAVALNIAREAWSLMRRSIDGLMDRALSDEDQARIQAALATLATPEVRFDDMRTRRAGGAKFCQLHMHVPGAWRLDAAARRREDVERALMQCVRGLKVTIELLPTHVEPLGQQGERQGTEPGARPVPQQKG, encoded by the coding sequence ATGTCGGTCACGGCCTATCTGAAACTGTCGATCGCCGCGGCGATCGCGACCATCGCGTTGAAGACCGGCGCCTGGTGGCTGACCGACTCGGTCGGCCTGCTGTCGGACGCGATGGAGTCCTTCGTCAACCTCGCGGCGGCCGTGTTCGCGCTGGCCATGGTGACCATCGCCCGCGCCCCGGCCGATCTCGACCACCATTTCGGCCACAGCAAGGCCGAATACTTTTCGAGCGGTTTCGAAGGGCTGCTGATCTTCGGCGCCTCGCTGGCCATCATCTGGGCCGCCGTGCAGCGCCTGATCACGCCGCAACCGCTGGGCGACCTGGGGCTGGGCGTGACGCTGTCGCTGCTCAGCTCGGTGATCAACGGCGTGGTGGCCTGGCTGCTGCTGCGGGCCGCCCGCAGCTACGACTCGATCGCGCTCGAGGCCGACGGCCGGCACCTGATGACCGACGTCTGGACCTCGGTGGGCGTCGTGCTCGGCCTGTTGCTGGTGCCGGTCACCGGCGCGCTGTGGCTCGACCCGCTGCTGGCCATCGCCGTGGCCCTCAACATCGCCCGCGAAGCCTGGAGCTTGATGCGCCGCTCGATCGACGGCCTGATGGACCGGGCCCTCAGCGACGAGGACCAGGCGCGCATCCAGGCCGCGCTGGCCACGCTGGCGACGCCCGAGGTGCGGTTCGACGACATGCGCACGCGCCGCGCCGGCGGCGCCAAGTTCTGCCAGCTGCACATGCACGTGCCCGGCGCCTGGCGGCTCGACGCGGCGGCGCGCCGGCGCGAAGACGTCGAGCGGGCCCTGATGCAGTGCGTGCGCGGGCTGAAGGTGACCATCGAACTGCTGCCCACCCATGTCGAACCGCTGGGCCAGCAGGGCGAGCGTCAGGGTACCGAACCAGGAGCGCGGCCGGTGCCGCAACAGAAGGGCTGA
- the argC gene encoding N-acetyl-gamma-glutamyl-phosphate reductase, giving the protein MLKVGIVGGTGYTGVELLRILSQHPQVQITAITSRKEAGTPVAEMYPSLRRRVDLAFVTPDDAKLTQCDVVFFATPHGVAMSQARELVDAGVKIIDLAADFRLKDVAEFEQWYGMPHTCPDILGEAVYGLPELNREAIKRARVVGNPGCYPTTVQLGFAPLLKTRGLIEASQLIANCASGASGAGRKAEVHTLLAESSDNFKAYGVKGHRHGPEINQQLRMVAGVPAGSGEVNCLFVPHLLPTIRGIHSTLYARLTAAGRSVDLQQLFEDFYRDEPFIDVMPPGSAPETRSVRASNFVRIAVHRPQPDLAMVLVVEDNLTKGASGQAVQCMNLMCGLDETLGLMHVPVLP; this is encoded by the coding sequence ATGCTCAAGGTCGGTATCGTCGGTGGCACGGGCTACACCGGTGTGGAGTTGTTGCGCATCCTGTCCCAGCACCCGCAGGTGCAGATCACGGCCATCACCTCGCGCAAGGAAGCGGGCACCCCGGTCGCCGAGATGTACCCGTCGCTGCGCCGCCGTGTCGACCTGGCCTTCGTGACCCCCGACGACGCCAAGCTCACGCAGTGCGACGTGGTGTTTTTCGCGACGCCCCATGGCGTGGCGATGTCGCAGGCGCGTGAACTCGTCGACGCCGGCGTCAAGATCATCGACCTGGCAGCCGACTTCCGCCTCAAGGACGTCGCCGAATTCGAGCAGTGGTACGGCATGCCGCACACCTGCCCGGACATCCTCGGCGAAGCCGTCTATGGCCTGCCGGAGCTGAACCGTGAAGCCATCAAGCGCGCTCGCGTGGTCGGCAATCCTGGCTGCTATCCGACCACCGTGCAGCTCGGCTTCGCGCCGCTGCTCAAGACCCGTGGCCTGATCGAGGCCTCACAGCTGATCGCCAACTGCGCCTCCGGCGCGTCGGGCGCCGGGCGCAAGGCCGAGGTGCACACCCTGTTGGCCGAATCGAGCGACAACTTCAAGGCCTATGGCGTGAAAGGCCACCGCCACGGCCCCGAGATCAACCAGCAGCTGCGCATGGTGGCTGGTGTGCCGGCCGGCTCCGGCGAGGTGAACTGCTTGTTCGTCCCGCACCTGCTGCCGACCATTCGTGGCATCCACTCGACGCTGTATGCGCGCCTGACCGCGGCCGGCCGCAGCGTCGACCTGCAGCAGCTGTTCGAAGACTTCTACCGCGACGAGCCCTTCATCGACGTGATGCCGCCCGGCTCGGCGCCCGAGACCCGCTCCGTGCGCGCTTCGAACTTCGTGCGCATCGCCGTGCACCGCCCGCAACCCGACCTCGCCATGGTGCTGGTGGTCGAGGACAACCTCACCAAGGGGGCGTCCGGCCAGGCAGTGCAGTGCATGAACCTGATGTGCGGCCTCGACGAAACCCTGGGCCTGATGCACGTCCCGGTGCTGCCCTGA
- a CDS encoding anhydro-N-acetylmuramic acid kinase — MTPLYIGLMSGTSLDGVDGVLADFDSAGGALRVLHHVARPFDEPLRQELMALNSPGDNELHRAALAANRLAREYAQVSLALLEQAGADRSQVVAIGAHGQTVRHRPLEFDGTGYTLQLHNPSLLAELTGIAIVSDFRSRDVAAGGHGAPLAPAFHQAVFADPDHEVAVLNVGGIANLTLLAPGRDALGFDCGPGNALMDLWCQRHLGRPYDAEGAWAAQGRVLPELLSSLLAEPWLASAPPKSTGRDLFNPGWLDARLSDTTLRPEDVQATLCEFTASAAAQHLRMLQAAASTLIVCGGGAYNTQLMGRLAALLPGTEVIDSGQRGLPPLQVEAAAFAWLARQRVLEAPGNLPSVTGAQGPRVLGGWFAA; from the coding sequence ATGACACCGCTCTACATCGGTCTGATGTCCGGCACCTCGCTCGACGGCGTCGACGGCGTGCTGGCCGATTTCGACAGCGCCGGCGGCGCACTGCGCGTGCTGCACCATGTGGCCCGCCCGTTCGACGAGCCGTTGCGCCAGGAGCTGATGGCCCTGAACAGCCCCGGCGACAACGAATTGCACCGTGCGGCACTGGCCGCCAACCGCCTGGCGCGCGAATACGCGCAGGTCAGCCTGGCCTTGCTGGAGCAGGCGGGCGCCGACCGCTCGCAGGTGGTTGCCATCGGCGCCCACGGGCAGACTGTGCGGCATCGGCCGCTGGAGTTCGACGGGACCGGCTACACGCTGCAGCTGCACAACCCGTCGCTGCTGGCCGAGCTGACCGGCATCGCCATCGTGAGCGATTTCCGCAGCCGCGACGTCGCCGCCGGCGGCCATGGCGCCCCGCTCGCGCCCGCCTTTCACCAGGCCGTGTTCGCCGACCCTGACCATGAAGTGGCGGTGCTCAACGTCGGCGGCATCGCCAACCTCACCTTGCTCGCCCCCGGGCGCGACGCCCTCGGCTTCGACTGCGGCCCCGGCAACGCCTTGATGGACTTGTGGTGCCAGCGCCACCTGGGCCGGCCTTACGACGCCGAGGGCGCCTGGGCCGCCCAGGGGCGGGTGCTGCCCGAGCTGCTCTCGTCCTTGCTCGCCGAACCCTGGTTGGCCAGCGCGCCGCCCAAGAGCACCGGGCGCGATCTGTTCAACCCCGGCTGGCTCGATGCCCGCCTGAGCGACACGACGCTGCGACCGGAAGACGTGCAGGCCACGCTGTGCGAATTCACCGCCAGCGCCGCAGCCCAGCACCTGCGCATGCTCCAGGCGGCCGCCTCGACGCTGATCGTCTGCGGCGGCGGCGCCTACAACACCCAGCTGATGGGCCGGCTCGCCGCGCTGCTGCCCGGCACCGAGGTCATCGACAGCGGGCAGCGCGGCCTCCCCCCGCTGCAGGTCGAGGCGGCCGCCTTCGCCTGGTTGGCGCGCCAAAGGGTGTTGGAGGCGCCCGGCAACCTGCCGAGCGTCACCGGCGCCCAGGGGCCCCGGGTCCTGGGCGGCTGGTTCGCTGCCTGA
- a CDS encoding DUF2726 domain-containing protein: MQTNLMIAALTGAAGATALLWMWRLLARRRQVQLPDEWHLMLRPVFTADERRMHRQLKEAFPQHIVLAKLPLTRFTQPTEPSRVAFWHGLIGSLHVTFALCLPNGRVVAAIDVEGRQPRSRRAAAIKTGVLDACRVRYLRLFSDELPSLQEVQQLVGAATAAVGTEPVRPAGFDKARETLATTVRKRRAQRTGAGWQDSSFSQDSFFAPDSRLDNLVESGFMDLSAQSSGAPAATSVSRAASGAAAATPPAAPTTVGTPPDAAPAIDANGKTGPSAAASSTVATGPTAAAATAAPATAAPDEGPSAANDAGAVGDDAATATASSARDNNTNEGVTASPMTPPTADRSA, translated from the coding sequence ATGCAAACCAACTTAATGATCGCCGCCCTGACCGGCGCGGCCGGCGCCACTGCCCTGTTATGGATGTGGCGGCTACTCGCACGCCGCCGTCAGGTGCAACTCCCCGACGAGTGGCATTTGATGCTGCGGCCGGTGTTCACCGCGGACGAGCGCCGCATGCACCGGCAACTGAAAGAGGCATTCCCGCAGCACATCGTGCTCGCGAAACTGCCGCTGACGCGCTTCACGCAACCCACTGAACCGAGCCGGGTCGCGTTCTGGCACGGCCTGATCGGCTCATTACACGTGACCTTCGCGCTGTGCCTGCCCAACGGCCGGGTGGTTGCCGCCATCGACGTCGAGGGCCGCCAGCCCCGATCCCGACGCGCCGCGGCCATCAAGACCGGCGTGCTCGATGCGTGCCGCGTTCGCTACCTGCGGCTGTTCTCGGACGAACTGCCCTCGCTGCAGGAAGTGCAACAACTGGTCGGGGCCGCCACCGCGGCGGTGGGCACCGAGCCGGTCCGTCCTGCGGGCTTCGACAAGGCGCGCGAGACGCTCGCCACCACGGTTCGCAAGCGCCGCGCCCAACGCACCGGCGCCGGCTGGCAAGACTCGAGCTTCTCGCAAGACTCCTTCTTCGCACCCGACAGCCGCCTCGACAATCTCGTGGAAAGCGGGTTCATGGACCTGTCCGCACAGTCCAGCGGCGCCCCGGCGGCAACCTCCGTCTCGCGCGCGGCCTCGGGCGCTGCGGCTGCCACGCCCCCTGCTGCCCCCACCACCGTTGGCACCCCGCCCGACGCAGCCCCGGCCATCGACGCCAACGGCAAGACCGGGCCCAGTGCAGCTGCGAGTTCTACTGTCGCGACCGGGCCTACGGCGGCTGCAGCCACCGCCGCACCCGCCACCGCTGCACCTGACGAAGGCCCGAGCGCGGCCAACGACGCCGGCGCGGTAGGCGACGACGCGGCAACGGCGACGGCAAGCAGCGCCCGCGACAACAACACAAACGAGGGTGTCACGGCGAGTCCGATGACACCACCCACGGCAGACCGAAGCGCCTGA
- the rplM gene encoding 50S ribosomal protein L13, with protein sequence MKTFSAKPAEVKHEWFVIDATDKVLGRVASEVALRLRGKHKAIYTPHVDTGDFIVIVNADKIRVTGNKAEQKVYYRHSGFPGGIYGTKFKDMQAKHPGRALEKAVKGMLPKGPLGYAMIKKLKVYAGATHPHTAQQPKALEI encoded by the coding sequence ATGAAAACCTTCAGCGCCAAGCCGGCCGAGGTGAAGCACGAGTGGTTTGTGATTGACGCCACCGATAAGGTGCTCGGACGAGTGGCCAGCGAAGTCGCTCTCCGCTTGCGCGGCAAACACAAAGCCATCTACACGCCTCACGTCGACACCGGTGACTTCATCGTCATCGTGAACGCCGACAAGATCCGTGTCACCGGCAATAAAGCCGAACAAAAGGTGTACTACCGCCACTCCGGCTTCCCGGGCGGCATCTATGGCACCAAGTTCAAGGACATGCAGGCCAAGCACCCCGGCCGCGCGCTGGAGAAGGCCGTCAAAGGCATGCTCCCGAAGGGTCCTCTGGGCTACGCGATGATCAAGAAGCTGAAGGTGTATGCCGGTGCCACCCACCCGCACACCGCACAGCAGCCCAAGGCGCTGGAAATCTAA